From Chloracidobacterium thermophilum B:
AGGAGTAGCCTTCGGCAGGAGCGACCTGTATAAGGCTAACGAAGAACAGTAAGGACAATGATGTAGCAGCCAGTGCCTTCTTCATGCTTTCACTCCCTTCAAAGATATTGTGATAAAACCCTGCTCTTGAGCAGGTGGCAGCCAATGTAGCAAGGTTGAAAAAAAATGTCAGCCGGAATTTTGAGCCTTTAGGCATTAAATAAGTAGAGCACGCAATGTCTGGCCCGGCTGTGGTGGTGGGGGCTGCCACGAGCGGGGTGATCCCTGTAACTTCAACAGTGATTCACATGCCGGTTCTTTTCGGGTCAGGACACGTGGACACATGCAAGGCGAGGTTGGCAGGGGGGGGCTGCGGCAGTTTCCACCGCCCCAAGCTTCGATTGTTTCCGGGTGGTGTTCTGCTTCTGAAGCCGGTTCTGACGCCAGCGCGACTTCCGCTTCACCCACCAGATGACCACGCCGCTGAGGCTCAGCATGGCAATGAACACGCTGCCTACGCTGACCAGAATCCGGTACGGCAGTTCGCCGATGCCGCCTAACATCAGCAATGATGCCCTCGCGCTGCACCATCTGCTTGAAGCGCCGTCGTGCGCTATCAATGGATTCGTTTGGTGCGGCTTCGACAGTGGCCATGCGTGTTGTTCACCACCTTGCTGCCGCATAGTGTTTTTGGCGAAGCAGGGCGCGGTGGTTTGCCCAAAAAACATTTGTCCAAGGTATCCCCGTTCCGCAGCCTGGTTTTTCGCCGGGGAGCGCCAGGTCCAAGGGAGCGTCAGAAGTATACCGTCC
This genomic window contains:
- a CDS encoding PepSY domain-containing protein; the protein is MLGGIGELPYRILVSVGSVFIAMLSLSGVVIWWVKRKSRWRQNRLQKQNTTRKQSKLGAVETAAAPPCQPRLACVHVS